A portion of the Juglans microcarpa x Juglans regia isolate MS1-56 chromosome 1D, Jm3101_v1.0, whole genome shotgun sequence genome contains these proteins:
- the LOC121262564 gene encoding protein HEADING DATE REPRESSOR 1-like, with translation MENRNEIRERKKVVDGALSGFSPVSSPRIFWKSRKRSASGRNLDKLTEDNANETPNKQEEPMSTEEKVQESAAISELSERRKALFEPLDPITDINGRRPSAESLLPPPDFDSTSYPRGWLIGKKRKLVNVDVVESMRKIAIQEMNRKDREIDGLNQQLEEDAQCLEHLQLQLLQERSKRTEIERENTMLQEQISMLMNMIQDESMGDEGPDEP, from the exons ATGGAAAACCGAAACGAGATTAGGGAAAGAAAGAAGGTGGTGGATGGGGCTTTGTCAGGGTTCTCTCCTGTCTCTTCTCCTCGAATTTTTTGGAAATCTCGAAAGAGATCAG CTAGCGGGAGGAATTTAGACAAGCTAACGGAAGACAATGCTAATGAAACACCCAACAAACAGGAAGAACCTATGAGTACTGAAGAGAAGGTGCAGGAATCTGCTGCAATTTCTGAGCTCTCTGAGCGTCGAAAGGCTCTGTTTGAACCATTAGATCCTATAACGGATATAAATGGCCGGCGACCATCAGCTGAATCTCTACTCCCGCCACCCGACTTTGACTCCACGAGCTATCCCCGAGGCTGGCTGAttgggaagaagagaaaactaGTCAATGTGGATGTTGTTGAGAGCATGCGGAAGATTGCTATCCAAGAAATGAACAGGAAG GACCGGGAGATCGATGGCCTAAATCAGCAATTGGAAGAGGATGCTCAATGCCTAGAACACCTGCAGCTCCAGCTTCTACAAGAAAGAAGCAAACGTACCGAGATCGAGAGAGAAAACACAATGCTGCAAGAGCAGATATCCATGTTGATGAACATGATACAGGACGAGTCGATGGGGGATGAAGGCCCAGATGAACCATAG
- the LOC121262513 gene encoding uncharacterized protein LOC121262513 has protein sequence MVQLMNSGMESDTKCRKKLRVKLEVDDSLEDQLGPLNKRSKTDSYPQWNSGPGALAIPPSMYNPLDEPSPLGLRLRKSPSLLDLIQMKLSQQNASKLANVDKKDHKGTNDKLKASNFPGAILKIGTWEYKSRYEGDLVAKCYFAKHKLVWEVLDGGLKNKIEIQWSDIVAIKANYPDDEPGTLDVVLARRPLFFRETNPQPRKHTLWQATSDFTGGQASIHRRHFLNCPPGTLGKHFEKLIQCDPRLNFLSQQHEIVLDCPFFEPGVAVFEDLNESSCAFDLNGEARPAFLGLGDVASPSQAQSSSAKNEQDYIGRTLENFSQETSSPSSVMDTNAIEEIRSIEGQSSKLLSHLDQIKVPGLHPSMSMSDIVSHIGNCIAEQMTSENPIFSDMKQHGRDILEEITQYLFSDSQLTSASDEQSLMSRVNSLCCLLQKDPSPAQKLQAERDDDDDGNADQKIGVAVAAAANESKHADESPAPWGESIGVSGCKQPQAMSRKDSFADLLLNLPRIASLPQFLFSLPEDSDNQAR, from the exons ATGGTTCAGTTAATGAATTCCGGGATGGAATCGGACACCAAGTGCCGGAAAAAGCTGAGGGTGAAGCTGGAGGTTGATGACTCGTTAGAAGATCAACTCGGCCCGCTTAACAAGCGATCCAAAACCGACTCGTATCCACAG TGGAATTCAGGACCTGGCGCCTTGGCTATCCCTCCCTCAATGTACAATCCCCTGGATGAGCCAAGCCCACTTGGCTTGCGTCTCCGAAAGAGCCCGTCCCTTTTGGATTTGATTCAAATGAAGCTCTCTCAACAGAACGCTTCGAAGTTGGCCAACGTAGACAAAAAGGATCACAAGGGTACTAATGATAAGCTCAAGGCTTCAAATTTTCCAGGCGCCATTCTGAAAATTGGAACGTGGGAG TATAAGTCGAGGTATGAGGGAGACTTGGTGGCAAAATGTTACTTTGCAAAACATAAGCTTGTGTGGGAAGTTCTTGATGGTGGTCTTaagaataaaattgaaattcagTGGTCAGATATTGTGGCAATCAAAGCAAACTACCCGGATGATGAACCAGGAACTTTGGATGTTGTG CTGGCCAGACGGCCCCTTTTCTTTAGGGAGACAAACCCACAGCCTAGGAAGCATACCTTATGGCAGGCAACATCAGATTTTACAGGTGGACAAGCTAGCATACATAG GCGACATTTTCTGAATTGCCCACCAGGCACACTGGGCAAGCACTTTGAAaagctaattcaatgtgatCCTCGACTAAACTTTCTAAGTCAACAACATGAAATTGTGTTAGACTGCCCATTTTTCGAACCGGGAGTAGCTGTGTTTGAGGATCTAAATGAATCCAGCTGTGCATTTGATTTAAATGGTGAAGCGAGACCTGCTTTCCTCGGTTTGGGGGATGTGGCATCACCTTCTCAGGCTCAATCATCATCAGCAAAAAATGAACAAGATTACATTGGTAGAACTCTCGAAAATTTTTCCCAGGAAACTTCTTCTCCCAGCTCAG TGATGGACACTAATGCAATTGAAGAAATAAGGAGCATTGAAGGCCAGAGTTCGAAGTTGCTCAGTCATTTGGATCAAATCAAAGTGCCTGGACTTCATCCATCAATGTCTATGAGTGATATAGTGAGCCATATTGGAAACTGTATTGCAGAACAGATGACATCTGAAAATCCCATCTTTTCTGACATGAAACAACATGGAAGAGACATTCTGGAGGAGATTACACAGTACTTGTTTAGCGACTCTCAATTAACATCGGCTTCTGATGAGCAGTCACTCATGTCAAGGGTCAATTCTCTCTGCTGCCTTCTGCAGAAAGACCCTTCACCTGCACAAAAACTGCAGGCTGAacgtgatgatgatgatgatggaaatGCTGATCAGAAAATAGGTGTGGCTGTTGCTGCGGCAGCAAATGAAAGTAAGCATGCAGATGAATCTCCTGCACCTTGGGGCGAATCCATTGGTGTTTCTGGCTGCAAACAGCCGCAGGCCATGTCGAGGAAGGACTCATTTGCGGATCTTCTTCTTAATCTTCCAAGGATAGCATCTCTCCCACAGTTTTTGTTTAGCTTGCCTGAAGATTCTGACAATCAAGCTAGATAG
- the LOC121262519 gene encoding aspartyl protease family protein At5g10770-like has protein sequence MVDAMPRFPLMLSLLFLFLSIANGVHCYEAKKVLDLQSFQWKQQSGTPSCFSRKSRRENGATILEMKHRDYCSGKIIDWNEKQQKRLILDNSHVQLLQSRLRNKAASGGVEDASKAQIPLTSGIKLETLNYIVTIGLGGRNMTVIVDTGSDLTWVQCQPCNSCYNQKEPLFNPSASSSYQSILCNSPACRSIHSGSWNSPLCGSNQTSSCNYVVNYGDGSYTKGELARDRLNLGATPVNDFLFGCGRNNKGLFGGASGLMGLGRSDVSIISQSSALFGGVFSYCLPSTEAGASGSLVMGGDSSVFKNSTPISYTRMVQNPQLSNFYFLNLTGISIGGVAVKAPSLARGGILIDSGTVISRLAPSVYQAVKAEFLKQFSGFPPAPGFSILDTCFNLSGYSEVNIPTLKLHLEGNAELNVDVTGIFYVVKTDASQVCLALASLSYEDEIGIVGNYQQKNQRVVYDIKQSVVGFAGETCSFI, from the exons ATGGTGGATGCAATGCCTCGTTTCCCCTTGAtgctttctcttctttttcttttcctcagcATTGCAAATGGGGTCCACTGTTATGAAGCGAAGAAGGTCCTCGACCTGCAAAGTTTTCAATGGAAACAGCAAAGTGGTACACCGAGTTGCTTCTCCCGGAAATCAA GGAGGGAGAATGGTGCAACTATATTGGAAATGAAACACCGAGACTACTGCTCAGGAAAGATCATCGACTGGAATGAGAAGCAACAAAAACGCTTGATATTGGATAATTCTCATGTCCAGTTACTGCAATCCCGGTTACGAAACAAAGCCGCGTCCGGTGGTGTCGAAGATGCGTCCAAAGCTCAAATCCCATTAACTTCTGGGATAAAACTTGAGACACTAAACTATATCGTAACTATCGGGTTGGGAGGGCGAAATATGACAGTTATTGTGGACACCGGAAGCGATTTGACGTGGGTTCAATGCCAGCCTTGCAATTCATGTTACAATCAAAAAGAACCTCTCTTCAACCCTTCGGCATCCTCTTCATACCAATCAATTTTGTGCAATTCACCAGCATGTCGGTCGATTCATTCTGGTTCTTGGAATTCACCCCTGTGTGGAAGCAACCAAACTTCTTCATGTAACTATGTCGTTAACTATGGAGATGGGTCCTACACTAAGGGCGAGCTAGCTCGTGACCGCCTTAACCTCGGAGCAACTCCTGTGAATGATTTTCTATTCGGCTGTGGTCGGAACAATAAAGGTCTTTTTGGAGGAGCTTCAGGTCTCATGGGACTGGGAAGGAGCGATGTCTCAATCATCTCTCAAAGTTCTGCCTTATTTGGAGGAGTTTTCTCCTACTGTTTACCTTCCACTGAAGCTGGGGCTTCTGGCTCATTGGTTATGGGTGGAGATTCTTCGGTATTCAAGAATTCCACTCCCATTTCTTACACCAGAATGGTTCAGAATCCGCAGTTGTCCAACTTCTATTTTCTCAACCTTACTGGCATAAGCATCGGTGGGGTGGCTGTAAAAGCTCCAAGTCTTGCTCGTGGCGGAATTCTGATCGATTCTGGGACTGTTATTTCAAGGCTTGCTCCATCAGTTTACCAGGCTGTGAAAGCGGAGTTTCTGAAACAATTCTCTGGGTTTCCTCCAGCACCAGGATTTTCTATCTTGGACACTTGCTTCAACCTCAGTGGATATTCGGAAGTGAATATTCCTACATTAAAATTGCACTTGGAGGGTAATGCTGAGCTGAATGTGGATGTAACAGGCATCTTTTATGTCGTCAAAACTGATGCATCTCAGGTTTGTTTGGCTCTTgcaagtctctcctatgaagaTGAGATTGGTATTGTTGGGAACTATCAACAGAAGAACCAAAGGGTTGTATATGATATTAAACAGTCAGTGGTGGGATTTGCAGGAGAAACTTGCAGTTTCATATGA